A stretch of DNA from Rhodococcus sp. NBC_00297:
TCGCGGGATCGACTGTGGCGCCAGGGTCGTCGGTGAACCCGGCTGCTACCGAGTCGGCATAGTGGCCGGGCCGGCCGACGTGACGAGGACACTCACCACCGGGACGGTGGCGCACGCCCGCGTGCCTGCCTCCAGTGCCAACCTCGGACCAGGGTTCGACACACTGGGGCTCGCCCTGGGTCTGTTCGACGACGTCGTCGTCACCGTGGCGGAATCCGGGCTCGACATCGAGGTCGACGGTGAGGGTGCGCGCGAGGTTCCGTGGGGTCCGTCGCATCTCGTCGTGCGAGCGATCGAGCGTGGTCTCGAGTCGGCCGGCGTGTGGGCGGACGGCTTGAAAGTACGCTGCCACAACAGGATTCCTCACTCTCGCGGCCTCGGCTCGTCGGCGTCGGCAGTGGTCGGTGGGCTCGCCGCGGCCAACTGCCTCGCGGCGTCCCTGGATCCGGCTCTCGCGTTGTCGCCCGAGCAGATGGTGCAGCTGGCCGCCGAGTTCGAGGGTCATCCGGACAACGCGTCGGCCAGCGTGCTCGGCGGCGCCGTGGTGTCCTGGAGCCGCGAGTCCGGCCCGCCGGAGGGGCCGCGGGCCTATGCGGCCGCCCGTCTCGACGTGCACCCGGACATCGGTGCGACGGTGCTCATCCCGACCGAACGGTCGTCCACGGCGCACACGCGCGGACTGTTGCCCGACCTCGTTCCGCACCGCGACGCCGCGTTCAACGCGAGCCGATCCGCGCTCGCGGTCGTGGCCCTGACGACGCGACCCGATCTGTTGATGGTGTCCACCGAGGATCGCCTGCACCAGCCCTACCGGGCCTCCGCCCTGCCGGTGACGTCGCGATGGGTCGAGACCCTGCGCGCACACGGGCACGCCGCGACGGTCTCGGGCGCCGGACCCACCGTGCTCGTGCTCGGAACGGCGAGCATCGCGCGCGAGTTGGCCGACCGCGCCGGGGACGACGGGATGACGGTGCTGGAGCTGGACATCGCGGACGGCGTCACGACGCGCTGACGCGGACATTCTTGCCCGTACCTCGCATCACGGCTATTGTGGTACGCGTCCGTACATCGTGCGCAGTCAGCGCGCCGATTTCTCCAGGGCATTACTTCCCGGCCTCGAGCTCCAGCGGTGCCGCCGTCGTCGATCGGCGCGCCACGGCCGCCAGGGAAGTCGCATCCTGGAACAGCCTTCGCTCTTCTGCACGACGCGAACGTACGCGGCATCCGAGTTCGACACGAGAGTCGAACGGCGGAACGAACCCTCGATCTGCGCACCAGGCGCGCGAGGGAAGGAAAGGACCTCCGTGACCGATACGGAATCTATCGCTGCTCCGGCGACCCAGTCCGACACGCGCCCGCGCACGTCGCGCCGCGGTGCCGGACTCTCCGGGATGGTGCTCACCGAGCTGCGCGGACTCGCGTCCGAACTCGGCATCAAGGGTGTCTCCGGGATGCGTAAGGGCGACCTCGTGTCCGCGATCGAGGCCAAGCAGGTGCCCGCGTCCGCGGCTGCCACCGAGGCACCGTCGCGCGCACCCCGCGTGAGCCGGTCCGCGCCCGCCGCCACGTCGGACGCACCGTCCGCCGGTGTGTCCGACGCCGTGGCCCCCCGGGATTCCGGAGCCGACGGTGCGAGCGCCGGCGCCTCCAGCTCCGACGCCGGTACCCCCAGCGCCGACACCTCGGGTTCCGACGGTGCAGCGTCCGACGGCGCGAACCCCGACGGCCCGCGTCGCACGCGGAACCGTCGCGGAGCGACCCGCCGTGCCGGCGCCGCGGAGTCGACCGACACCGCCGCCGAGTCGCAGAACGACGCTGCGCCTGCGCAGGACGGCCGCGCGCACCAGTCGACCGACGCGTCAGCGTCCACCACGACGGCTCCGGCCGAGACCACCCGCACCGACGGTGGCGACGACCGCGACCAGGGCGAGGGTGATCGTCAGAACGGGGACCGGCCGCGCCGCGAGCGCCAGGGCCGCAACCAGGGCGATCGCAATCAGGGCGACCGCAACCAGGGCGACCGCAACGATCGCAACCAGGGCGACCGCAACCAGGGCGACCGGAACGACCGCAACCAGGGCGACCGCAACGATCGCAACCAGGGCGACCGCAACGATCGCAACCAGGGCGATCGCAATCAGGGTGACCGGAACGATCGCAACCAGGGCGACCGCAACCAGGGTGACCGCAACAACGGGCCTCGTGACAACGGTCCCCGCGACGACGAGGACGGCGAGGGCCGCGGCAGGCGGGGACGTCGTTTCCGCGAGCGTCGCCGTGGGCGCGATCGTGACGGTGCTCCCGAGGGCGGCGGCAACCAGCGTGATCGTGAGCGCGAGCCCGAACTGCGCGACGACGACGTCGTGCAGCCCGTCGCCGGCATTCTCGACGTGCTCGACAACTACGCGTTCGTCCGGACCTCGGGATACCTCGCGGGACCGAACGACGTGTACGTCTCCATGAACATGGTGCGCCGCAACGGCCTCCGACGCGGTGACGCACTGACCGGTGCCGTGCGAGTGGCCCGCGAGGGGGAGCAGAACAACTCCCGGCAGAAGTTCAACCCGCTGGTCCGTCTCGACACGGTCAACGGTGCGCCGCCGGACGGCAACCGCAAGCGGCCGGAGTTCAACAAGCTGACGCCGCTGTACCCGAATCAGCGACTGCGCCTCGAGACCACGCAGAACATCCTGACGACGCGCGTGATCGATCTGGTCATGCCGATCGGCAAGGGGCAGCGTGCGCTCATCGTGAGCCCGCCCAAGGCGGGTAAGACCAGCGTGTTGCAGGCGATCGCGAACGCCATCGCGACGAACAACCCCGAGTGCTACCTGATGGTCGTGCTCGTGGACGAGCGTCCCGAAGAAGTGACCGACATGCAGCGCAGCGTGAAGGGTGAGGTCATCGCCTCCACCTTCGATCGCCCGCCGGGCGACCACACCTCGGTCGCCGAGCTGGCGATCGAGCGCGCCAAGCGTCTGGTCGAGGACGGCCGCGACGTGGTGGTGCTGCTCGACTCGATCACGCGTCTGGGCCGTGCGTACAACAACAGCTCGCCGGCCTCGGGTCGCATCCTGTCCGGTGGTGTCGACTCCACGGCGCTCTACCCGCCCAAGCGCTTCCTCGGTGCCGCGCGCAACATCGAGAACGGTGGATCGCTCACCATCATCGCCACGGCGATGGTGGAGACCGGCTCGACAGGTGACACGGTGATCTTCGAGGAGTTCAAGGGCACGGGCAACGCCGAGCTCAAGCTCGATCGCAAGATCGCCGAGCGGCGCGTGTTCCCGGCGGTGGACGTCAATCCGTCGGGCACCCGCAAGGACGAGCTCCTGCTCAGTCCCGACGAGGCGGCCGTGCTGCACAAGCTGCGTCGGGTGCTCTCCGGGCTCGACTCGCACCAGGCGATCGATCTGCTGATCGACCGACTGAAGAAGAGCAAGAACAACATCGAGTTCCTCATGTCGGTCTCCAAGACGGCGCCCGGTTCGCCGGAGGACTGACCCCCGAGGATCGACGGAACAAACGTCTCGGCACCGATGTTGAGACGATTACCAGCGCGGACAGCTGCTCTGGCATACTGATCGGCCGAGTCCGGTTCCGGTTCACGCTCTCGACAGTCGAGGCGACCCGGCGACCATGAAAGGGACACCATGAAGGCAGGAATTCACCCCGATTACACAGCGACGACAGTCGTGTGTGGTTGCGGACATACTTTCGAGACCCGCAGCACCAACTCGGCGGAGCGCATCAACGTCGAGGTCTGCTCGCAGTGCCACCCGTTCTACACGGGCAAGCAGAAGATCCTCGACACCGGCGGCCGCGTGGCTCGCTTCGAGGCTCGCTACGGCAAGCGCGCAGGCAAGAAGGCCGACGCCGACAGCTAGCTCTTCCGCCGACGCCCGTTCCGAGATTCGTCTCGGGGCGGGCGTCGGTCGTTTCTGCACCATTGTTCGTTGACATTCTTCGGTTCGACAGGGAGAACACCGTGGCCGCCTCCGCGACACCGTCCGCGATCGACGACATCCTCGCCGAGCACGCCGGACTCGAGCGCGACCTGTCCGATCCCTCGCTGCACGACGATCCGGCGGCGGCTCGCCGCGCCGGGAAGCGGTTCGCGCAGCTGGCCCCGATCATGAGTGTGTACTCCAAGCTCAGTGCCGCCCGCGACGATCTCGAGGCGGCCCGCGAGCTCGCTGCCGACGACGCCGGCTTCGCCGCGGAGATCCCGGCGCTCGAGGCGACCGTGGCCGAGCTCGACACCACCCTCACCGACCTGCTCGCGCCCCGTGATCCTCACGACGCCGACGACGTCGTGCTGGAGGTCAAGTCGGGTGAGGGCGGCGAGGAGTCCGCCCTGTTCGCGTCCGATCTCGCTCGGATGTACGTCCGGTACGCCGAGCGCCACGGCTGGCGGGTCGAGATCCTCGACGCGAACGTCTCCGATCTGGGTGGGTACAAGGACGCGACGCTGTCCATCAAGGCGCGCACCGACACCGCCGACGGTGTGTGGTCGCGGTTCAAGTTCGAGGGCGGCGTGCATCGGGTGCAGCGTGTTCCCGTCACCGAATCGCAGGGACGAGTGCACACGTCGGCGGCCGGCGTCCTGATCTACCCGGAGCAGGACGAGGTCGAAGCCGTCCAGATCGACGAGACCGATCTGCGCATCGACGTCTACCGCTCGTCCGGCAAGGGTGGCCAGGGCGTCAACACCACGGACTCCGCGGTGCGCATCACGCATCTGCCCACGGGCATCGTCGTCACCTGTCAGAACGAACGCTCCCAGCTGCAGAACAAGGCGAGGGCGATGCAGGTGCTCGCCTCGCGGCTGCAGGCGGCGGCCGAGGAAGCGGCCGACAAGGAGGCGGCGGCCGGGCGTGCGAGCCAGGTGCGCACCGTCGATCGGTCCGAGCGCATCCGCACGTACAACTTCCCTGAGAACCGCATCACCGACCACCGCATCGGCTTCAAGTCGCACAACCTGGACGCCGTTCTCGACGGTGACATGGACGCGCTCCTCGACGCGCTCGCCGCGGCCGACCGACAGGCGCGGCTCCAGGCGGAATGACCTCCGCGTGATCGCCGGGCCGACCGGCAGTGCGAAGCTGTGTCGGTGAGTCGCGTCCCGCTACGTCTGGCCATCGTCGAGGCAACCCGCGTCCTGACCGAGGCCGGCGTCCCCAGCCCGCGGGTCGACGCCGAGTTGCTCGCCGCGCATCTGCTGTCGGTTCCCCGCGGGCGGCTCGGCCTGACCCCGTTGGTGGAGCCCGAGGTCGCCGAGGCCTACCGTGCGACCGTCGCGCAGCGTGCGAAGCGAATTCCGTTGCAGCACATCATCGGAACGTCGTCACTGGGGGAGATCGACGTCGAGGTGGGCCCCGGGGTGTTCGTCCCCCGCCCGGAGACGGAACTGTTGCTCGCCTGGGCACTCGCGTTCCTCGAGTCCGCCGGGCGGCATCCGCCCGTCGTCCTCGACCTGTGCACCGGAAGCGGCGCACTCGCCCTCGCGATCGCCCACGCTCGCCCGGACGCCGTGGTGCACGCGGTGGAGAAGGATCCGCACGCGTTGGCGTGGGCGCGGCGCAACGCCGACCTGCGGGCGTCGGACGGCGACACTCCCGTGCATCTGCATCACGGTGACGTGACCGAGAGGACGGTGCTCACGGAGCTCGACGGCACCGTCGACCTGGTCGTGGCGAACCCGCCCTACGTGCCGACGAGTGCGCGGCTCGATCCCGAGGTGATCGACCACGATCCGCACGTCGCGCTGTTCGGTGGCCCGGACGGGCTGTCCGTCATCGAGCCGATGATCGCGAACATCGCGCGGTGGTTGCGGATCGACGGGGGAGTGGGCATCGAGCACGACGACTCGCACGGAGACCGGGTGGTCGCCCTCCTGGAGGGGCGAGCGGTGTTCGGAGACGTGTCCCAGCATCGGGATCTCGCGGACCGCCCACGCTTCGTCGTCGCTCGTCGGCAGCGCCGGATCACCTAGGACGCGAGATCGCGCCACCGCTGCGCAGGCGTGCCGTGCACGCAGTGGCAAGATGGGCCGGGTGTCCACCGTCTACGACTGCTCCGATTCCGCCTCTCGCGCGGCAGGTCTCGATGCCGCCAAGCGTGCGCTGTCGTCCGGCCGACTGGTCGTGATGCCCACCGACACCGTGTACGGGCTGGCCGCGGACGCCTTCGACAGCAGCGCCGTCACGGATCTGCTCCGCGCAAAGGGGCGCGGCCGCGACATGCCGGTGCCGGTGCTCGTCGGGTCCTGGCACACGATCGACGGCCTCGTGCTGGGAGTGCGGCAGGCGGCGCGCGATCTCATCCGCGCGTTCTGGCCCGGAGCCCTGAGTCTCGTCGTGCACCAGGCGCCGTCGCTCGCGTGGGACCTCGGCGACGCCCGCGGCACCGTCATGCTCCGCATGCCGCTGCATCCGGTGGCTCTCGAACTGCTGCGCGAGGTGGGCCCCCTGGCCGTCTCGAGTGCGAACATCTCCGGCCGCCCGCCCGCCGTCACGGCGGAGGACGCCCGCGTACAGCTCGGCGGGTCCGCGGCCGTGTATCTCGACGGCGGTCCGGCCGAGCACGCGCTCGCGTCGACGATCGTCGACCTGACGGGGGACACCCCGCGCATTCTCCGCGTCGGCGCGGTCTCGACGAGCGAGATCGCCGAGGTCCTCGGCGTGACCGCCGAGTCGCTCGTCGCCGGAAGCGCCTGACGAATGCCGCACTCGGCTCCGCCGCGGGAGTCACCGTGGTGACGGCCGTGCCCGCGCACGCGAGTGCGCTCCTGGCGCAGTCGGACGGAGGCGCCGGTGTCCCCATCCGCGAGCTTCTTCTCGTCATGCTCACGGCAGCGGTGGTGACGTTCCTGGTCACCGGAGCCGTCCGGCTCGGCGCTCTGCGTTTCGGCGCGGTGGCCGTACCGCGTGAGCGCGACGTCCACGTCACCCCGACGCCCCGGCTCGGGGGTATCGGCATCTACCTGGGGCTGCTCGTCGCGCTGCCCTTCGCGCAGAAGTTGCCGGCCCTCACCCGAGGGTTCGAATTCACCACGGACGTCCAGGCGGCCCTGGTCTCCGGGTTCATCATCATGGCCGTGGGTGTGGTCGACGACCGGTGGGGCCTGGACGCGCTGACCAAGTTCGCCGGTCAGGTCACCGCGGCCGGTGTCCTGGTGCTGATGGGCGTCAGCTGGTACCTGCTGTATCTGCCGTGGGGCGAGGGGTCGACGCTGATCCTGGACCAGCTGCAGGCGGGTCTCGTCACCGTGCTCATCGCCGTGGTCATGATCAACGCGATGAACTTCATCGACGGTCTCGACGGCCTCGCCGCGGGCGTCGGCCTGATCGCCGCGGTGGCCATCTGTCTGTTCTCCGTCGGACTGCTCCACGAGCAGGGCGGTGACGTCAGCGCCTACCCGCCCGCGATGATCGCCGCGGCCCTCGCCGGTGCGTGCCTGGGGTTCCTGCCGCACAACTTCCAGCCGGCGCGCATCTTCATGGGCGACTCGGGTTCCATGGTCATCGGCCTCATGCTCGCCACCGTCGCGACCAGTGCGTCCGGACGTATCGGGCTCAGTGCCTACGGCACGCGGGACCTCCTGGGTCTGCTGACCCCGTTGCTGCTGGTGGGCGCGATCATGTTCATCCCGATCCTCGACCTGCTGCTCGCGATCGTGCGTCGCACGCGTGCAGGCCGCAGCCCCTTCAGCCCGGACAAGATGCACCTGCATCACCGTCTGCTCCAGATCGGTCACTCGCATCGCCGCGTGGTGCTGCTCATCTACTTGTGGGTCGGTGTGCTCGCGTTCGGGGCGGTCGGCGCGTCCCTGTTCGATCGCCGCCTCGTGGTGCTGCTGCTCGCCGGCGGGCTCGTCTTCGCCCTGGTGGTCACCGCGGTGCCGTCGTTCCGGGATCCGGGCCGCCGGTAACCTGCGTGTCGTGACCTTCTCGCCCGCACCGATCCCGTCCTCCACCGCACCGCTCCGCGCCGCCGTCCGGTACGGCGTCATCGCCCTGCTCGGCCTCGCCGTGGTCGCCGCGATCATCGCGCTGCTCGTCGCCGGCCTCGAGGGTCTGTGGGGCGCGCTGCTCGGGTCCGCGGTCGGTGGTCTGTTCATCCTCGCCACCGCCGCATCCGTCCTGTTCTCGGCCAAGTTGCCGCCGACCGCGGTCGGGGCCGTCCTGCTGGGCGGGTGGATCGTGAAGATGCTGATCGCGGTGATCGTGCTGGGACTGCTGCGGGGGATGGACTTCTACAACCGCCCGACACTGGGCATCGTGGTGCTCGCGTCCCTGGTCATCGTCCTGGGTGCCGAGATGTACGGCATCTTCCGGCAGCGTGTTCCGTACGTCGATTCCCCCGCGGGCGACCCCGACTCGGACGTTCAGTAGTACGACATTTTGTAGTAGTGTCGTCCGCGGAGCGACCCCCGACACAACTCAGCGTGTTGTGTTGATAAAGTTCCTTTCGAGCGAGGGCTTACCGGGCGTAACGGACACATCGCGCCGCCCGGAACCGTCTTTGCAGGTGATCGACGTCACCGAAGCTGTTTCTCGTAGTCCACGCCATGTGAGAGTGTGTACCGCGACGAAGCGTCCGTTTCGAGACGTCGCGTCACCGAGTCGACGAAGTCGCCGACACCCGACAGACGCGGGACCGTGAGCACGGTCCGACGCGGCTGACGACTACTCGAGCCGACCCGAGTCGACTTGTAGATCGTCCTAGCTCGATCGTGCCCGAATGCCATATGTCCGATCGAACCGCGGGTGTCCTTCGCCTGCGGCCGAACACGGGAGAGACCGCTGAGCGTCACCAACTTGGCCGCGGAGTTCCATCCGCCGTCACTGTCCGACTTTTTCCCACCGGCCATCCTGTTCGAGGGCACCCCGTTCGAGCTCGACCGGCTGATGCTGGTCCGCATCATCATGACGGTCGTTCTTCTCGCGTTCTTCAGCCTCGCGATGCGCAGCCCGAAGATCGTGCCCCGCGGTATCCAGAACGTCGGTGAGCTCGCACTGGGCTTCGTCAAGGATCAGATCGCAGACGAGGTTCTCGGCAAGGAGCAGGGCAAGCGCTTCCTGCCCGTCATCGCGACCATCTTCTTCGCGGTGCTGTTCCTCAACTTCTCGGGTGTCATCCCCTTCATCAACATCTCGTCGAATGCCCGAGTGGGCATGCCGATCGTGTTGGCGGCCCTCGCGTACGTCGTCTTCAACTACGTCG
This window harbors:
- a CDS encoding glycosyltransferase family 4 protein; the encoded protein is MLTAAVVTFLVTGAVRLGALRFGAVAVPRERDVHVTPTPRLGGIGIYLGLLVALPFAQKLPALTRGFEFTTDVQAALVSGFIIMAVGVVDDRWGLDALTKFAGQVTAAGVLVLMGVSWYLLYLPWGEGSTLILDQLQAGLVTVLIAVVMINAMNFIDGLDGLAAGVGLIAAVAICLFSVGLLHEQGGDVSAYPPAMIAAALAGACLGFLPHNFQPARIFMGDSGSMVIGLMLATVATSASGRIGLSAYGTRDLLGLLTPLLLVGAIMFIPILDLLLAIVRRTRAGRSPFSPDKMHLHHRLLQIGHSHRRVVLLIYLWVGVLAFGAVGASLFDRRLVVLLLAGGLVFALVVTAVPSFRDPGRR
- a CDS encoding L-threonylcarbamoyladenylate synthase: MSTVYDCSDSASRAAGLDAAKRALSSGRLVVMPTDTVYGLAADAFDSSAVTDLLRAKGRGRDMPVPVLVGSWHTIDGLVLGVRQAARDLIRAFWPGALSLVVHQAPSLAWDLGDARGTVMLRMPLHPVALELLREVGPLAVSSANISGRPPAVTAEDARVQLGGSAAVYLDGGPAEHALASTIVDLTGDTPRILRVGAVSTSEIAEVLGVTAESLVAGSA
- the rpmE gene encoding 50S ribosomal protein L31: MKAGIHPDYTATTVVCGCGHTFETRSTNSAERINVEVCSQCHPFYTGKQKILDTGGRVARFEARYGKRAGKKADADS
- the thrB gene encoding homoserine kinase, translating into MTRTLTTGTVAHARVPASSANLGPGFDTLGLALGLFDDVVVTVAESGLDIEVDGEGAREVPWGPSHLVVRAIERGLESAGVWADGLKVRCHNRIPHSRGLGSSASAVVGGLAAANCLAASLDPALALSPEQMVQLAAEFEGHPDNASASVLGGAVVSWSRESGPPEGPRAYAAARLDVHPDIGATVLIPTERSSTAHTRGLLPDLVPHRDAAFNASRSALAVVALTTRPDLLMVSTEDRLHQPYRASALPVTSRWVETLRAHGHAATVSGAGPTVLVLGTASIARELADRAGDDGMTVLELDIADGVTTR
- the prfA gene encoding peptide chain release factor 1, with translation MAASATPSAIDDILAEHAGLERDLSDPSLHDDPAAARRAGKRFAQLAPIMSVYSKLSAARDDLEAARELAADDAGFAAEIPALEATVAELDTTLTDLLAPRDPHDADDVVLEVKSGEGGEESALFASDLARMYVRYAERHGWRVEILDANVSDLGGYKDATLSIKARTDTADGVWSRFKFEGGVHRVQRVPVTESQGRVHTSAAGVLIYPEQDEVEAVQIDETDLRIDVYRSSGKGGQGVNTTDSAVRITHLPTGIVVTCQNERSQLQNKARAMQVLASRLQAAAEEAADKEAAAGRASQVRTVDRSERIRTYNFPENRITDHRIGFKSHNLDAVLDGDMDALLDALAAADRQARLQAE
- the rho gene encoding transcription termination factor Rho: MTDTESIAAPATQSDTRPRTSRRGAGLSGMVLTELRGLASELGIKGVSGMRKGDLVSAIEAKQVPASAAATEAPSRAPRVSRSAPAATSDAPSAGVSDAVAPRDSGADGASAGASSSDAGTPSADTSGSDGAASDGANPDGPRRTRNRRGATRRAGAAESTDTAAESQNDAAPAQDGRAHQSTDASASTTTAPAETTRTDGGDDRDQGEGDRQNGDRPRRERQGRNQGDRNQGDRNQGDRNDRNQGDRNQGDRNDRNQGDRNDRNQGDRNDRNQGDRNQGDRNDRNQGDRNQGDRNNGPRDNGPRDDEDGEGRGRRGRRFRERRRGRDRDGAPEGGGNQRDREREPELRDDDVVQPVAGILDVLDNYAFVRTSGYLAGPNDVYVSMNMVRRNGLRRGDALTGAVRVAREGEQNNSRQKFNPLVRLDTVNGAPPDGNRKRPEFNKLTPLYPNQRLRLETTQNILTTRVIDLVMPIGKGQRALIVSPPKAGKTSVLQAIANAIATNNPECYLMVVLVDERPEEVTDMQRSVKGEVIASTFDRPPGDHTSVAELAIERAKRLVEDGRDVVVLLDSITRLGRAYNNSSPASGRILSGGVDSTALYPPKRFLGAARNIENGGSLTIIATAMVETGSTGDTVIFEEFKGTGNAELKLDRKIAERRVFPAVDVNPSGTRKDELLLSPDEAAVLHKLRRVLSGLDSHQAIDLLIDRLKKSKNNIEFLMSVSKTAPGSPED
- the prmC gene encoding peptide chain release factor N(5)-glutamine methyltransferase, yielding MSRVPLRLAIVEATRVLTEAGVPSPRVDAELLAAHLLSVPRGRLGLTPLVEPEVAEAYRATVAQRAKRIPLQHIIGTSSLGEIDVEVGPGVFVPRPETELLLAWALAFLESAGRHPPVVLDLCTGSGALALAIAHARPDAVVHAVEKDPHALAWARRNADLRASDGDTPVHLHHGDVTERTVLTELDGTVDLVVANPPYVPTSARLDPEVIDHDPHVALFGGPDGLSVIEPMIANIARWLRIDGGVGIEHDDSHGDRVVALLEGRAVFGDVSQHRDLADRPRFVVARRQRRIT